In Amphiura filiformis chromosome 2, Afil_fr2py, whole genome shotgun sequence, one DNA window encodes the following:
- the LOC140140297 gene encoding uncharacterized protein, with translation MAKIWKSSLSTRFKQRLFTATVESVLLYGCEAWTVTSKLAKELDGCYTRLLRAMRNVHWKQHMTNKELYGDLPKLSDKIRERRTRFAGHCYTATVSKLVHWIPKHGKRKQGRPTLTFVDILRQDTRLESTDMVTAMQDRKIWRAITVRGQYST, from the coding sequence ATGGCTAAGATCTGGAAGTCATCTCTCTCAACAAGGTTCAAGCAACGCCTATTTACAGCAACAGTTGAATCGGTACTGCTCTATGGGTGTGAGGCATGGACAGTCACTTCCAAACTGGCAAAGgagctggatggctgttacaccagaCTGTTGAGGGCAATGCGTAATGTCCACTGGAAGCAGCATATgacaaacaaagagctgtatggtgacCTCCCAAAGTTATCggacaagatcagggaaagaaggacacggtttgctggccactgctACACTGCCACTGTATCTAAATTGGTGCACTGGATTCCAAAGCATGggaaaagaaaacaaggaagacccACCCTAACATTTGTCGACATCCTAAGACAAGACACAAGACTTGAATCTACTGACATGGTAACAGCAATGCAAGACAGGAAGATATGgagggccatcacagttcgaggacaatACTCGACTTAA